In Bufo gargarizans isolate SCDJY-AF-19 chromosome 6, ASM1485885v1, whole genome shotgun sequence, a single genomic region encodes these proteins:
- the LOC122939780 gene encoding uncharacterized protein LOC122939780: MPKNVHTGQGPAAEDVPLVELTPSGEDGHIPIPGDQTIDFQASLSSAIAAAMGSMTSVISQTIAQALAAHPTTSQSPQPVMVSSPTGPGPSASRKRIQKGDDVPTNVGAPGPRKRARTRRAERTRNWKSARALQEMDSDSDIGSEEEALDDAFEEAEEDPSGVMEDNPLPGCSSLLSAADGMPAPLTDPSGEPLFDPDSLHHPRSAEWLPLEHVSKYLEARVRCPLSKEARNKLRAECPRPVIPNRVCETPAVDPKMTQFLAKSGWNPRRGLESALRSCQDKLLDIFGPLAKLFDLAETAKA; encoded by the coding sequence ATGCCTAAGAATGTGCATACTGGCCAGGGCCCTGCAGCAGAGGACGTCCCTCTGGTGGAATTAACCCCTTCGGGGGAGGATGGCCATATCCCGATACCTGGGGATCAGACCATTGATTTTCAAGCGTCGCTGTCCAGCGCCATTGCTGCAGCCATGGGTTCAATGACCTCGGTCATTTCCCAGACTATCGCTCAGGCCCTAGCTGCCCATCCGACTACCTCTCAGTCCCCGCAGCCCGTCATGGTGTCCTCACCCACCGGGCCAGGGCCGTCTGCCTCCAGAAAAAGAATTCAGAAAGGTGATGATGTTcccaccaatgttggcgcgcctggtccgcgcaagagagcccgtacgcgtcgggcagaacgcacgcgcaactggaaaagtgctagagcactgcAGGAGATGGATTCCGACTCTGATATcggatccgaggaggaggctttagatgacgcctttgaggaggcagaggaggacccatCAGGGGTCATGGAGGATAACCCCCTACCTGGGTGTAGCTCCCTATTGTCTGCTGCAGACGGTATGCCTGCACCTTTGACGGATCCCTCTGGGGAACCATTGTTCGACCCAGATTCGCTCCACCACCCCCGCTCGGCTGAGTGGTTACCATTGGAGCAcgtctccaaatatttggaggctaGAGTGCGATGTCCTCTTTCCAAAGAGGCTCGCAATAAGCTTAGGGCGGAGTGCCCCAGACCCGTCATCCCTAACAGGGTGTGCGAGACTCCAGCGGTCGACCCCAAAATGACGCAGTTCCTCGCCAAATCTGGTTGGAACCCGCGTAGGGGTCTGGAGTCGGCGCTACGATCCTGCCAGGACAAactcctggacatatttggcccGCTAGCTAAGCTTTTCGACCTGGCAGAGACAGCTAAAGCCTAG